Proteins encoded together in one Mugil cephalus isolate CIBA_MC_2020 chromosome 16, CIBA_Mcephalus_1.1, whole genome shotgun sequence window:
- the LOC125022490 gene encoding carbonic anhydrase 12-like isoform X1, with translation MVMNSLTVAALFLCFLAPADTDAWCYHDPSCSEATWPLLGHNYCNGTQQSPIDIVSAHADDDSDLMPFIFVNYSSTSALKTIENSGMTVKVSLHSGITVSGGDLSETYDSLQFHLHWGNGSAVPGSEHTVDGKRYPMELHIVNSESSCNRNTTLAVEDSTGLAALAFFIEEMPDGVSQEPASWRNLTSYLTSITNSGESVSITPGISLDDLLVGVDRRKYYRYLGSLTTPPCNEAVVWTVFKDTIKVSKDLIDLFSTTVRVSNSSSPFMVNVYRNIQAAQEVKTQPAEP, from the exons ATGGTG atgaaCAGTCTTACAGTAGCAGCTCTGTTTCTGTGCTTCCTGGCACCCGCAGACACAGATG ccTGGTGTTATCATGACCCAAGCTGCA GTGAAGCGACCTGGCCATTGCTTGGTCATAATTATTGCAACGGCACCCAGCAGTCACCCATTGACATCGTCTCTGCACATGCTGACGACGACTCAGACCTGATGCCATTTATATTTGTCAACTACAGCAGCACCTCAGCCCTGAAGACGATTGAAAACAGTGGGATGACAG TCAAAGTGTCCCTCCATAGTGGCATAACGGTGTCAGGGGGAGACCTGTCTGAGACCTACGACAGCCTGCAGTTCCACCTGCACTGGGGTAATGGTTCTGCTGTCCCCGGCTCTGAACACACCGTGGATGGCAAGCGCTATCCTATGGAG TTGCACATCGTAAACAGCGAGTCAAGCTGTAACAGAAACACGACTCTCGCCGTTGAGGATTCTACAGGACTTGCTGCCCTCGCCTTCTTCATTGAG GAAATGCCTGACGGCGTAAGTCAAGAGCCAGCTAGTTGGAGAAATCTGACTTCCTATTTGACCAGCATCACCAACAGCG GTGAGTCCGTTTCAATTACACCTGGGATTTCTCTGGATGACCTTCTGGTCGGGGTGGATCGTAGAAAGTACTACCGCTACCTTGGCTCCTTGACCACCCCCCCTTGTAATGAGGCCGTCGTTTGGACTGTGTTTAAGGACACAATCAAAGTCAGCAAAGATCTG ATTGACCTCTTCAGCACAACGGTACGCGTCTCCAACAGCTCGTCACCTTTCATGGTCAATGTCTACAGAAACATCCAGGCAGCGCAAGAGGTGAAAACTCAGCCTGCTGAACCATGA
- the LOC125022490 gene encoding carbonic anhydrase 4-like isoform X2 has product MNSLTVAALFLCFLAPADTDAWCYHDPSCSEATWPLLGHNYCNGTQQSPIDIVSAHADDDSDLMPFIFVNYSSTSALKTIENSGMTVKVSLHSGITVSGGDLSETYDSLQFHLHWGNGSAVPGSEHTVDGKRYPMELHIVNSESSCNRNTTLAVEDSTGLAALAFFIEEMPDGVSQEPASWRNLTSYLTSITNSGESVSITPGISLDDLLVGVDRRKYYRYLGSLTTPPCNEAVVWTVFKDTIKVSKDLIDLFSTTVRVSNSSSPFMVNVYRNIQAAQEVKTQPAEP; this is encoded by the exons atgaaCAGTCTTACAGTAGCAGCTCTGTTTCTGTGCTTCCTGGCACCCGCAGACACAGATG ccTGGTGTTATCATGACCCAAGCTGCA GTGAAGCGACCTGGCCATTGCTTGGTCATAATTATTGCAACGGCACCCAGCAGTCACCCATTGACATCGTCTCTGCACATGCTGACGACGACTCAGACCTGATGCCATTTATATTTGTCAACTACAGCAGCACCTCAGCCCTGAAGACGATTGAAAACAGTGGGATGACAG TCAAAGTGTCCCTCCATAGTGGCATAACGGTGTCAGGGGGAGACCTGTCTGAGACCTACGACAGCCTGCAGTTCCACCTGCACTGGGGTAATGGTTCTGCTGTCCCCGGCTCTGAACACACCGTGGATGGCAAGCGCTATCCTATGGAG TTGCACATCGTAAACAGCGAGTCAAGCTGTAACAGAAACACGACTCTCGCCGTTGAGGATTCTACAGGACTTGCTGCCCTCGCCTTCTTCATTGAG GAAATGCCTGACGGCGTAAGTCAAGAGCCAGCTAGTTGGAGAAATCTGACTTCCTATTTGACCAGCATCACCAACAGCG GTGAGTCCGTTTCAATTACACCTGGGATTTCTCTGGATGACCTTCTGGTCGGGGTGGATCGTAGAAAGTACTACCGCTACCTTGGCTCCTTGACCACCCCCCCTTGTAATGAGGCCGTCGTTTGGACTGTGTTTAAGGACACAATCAAAGTCAGCAAAGATCTG ATTGACCTCTTCAGCACAACGGTACGCGTCTCCAACAGCTCGTCACCTTTCATGGTCAATGTCTACAGAAACATCCAGGCAGCGCAAGAGGTGAAAACTCAGCCTGCTGAACCATGA